A segment of the Corylus avellana chromosome ca2, CavTom2PMs-1.0 genome:
ATAGAAGGTATATTTGGTGACCTTGTTTGTGGAGGTCTCTTGAGGAAattttatttatctgtttaggaAGGAGGAAGGCATACAAGTTTGAGCcttcttttggaaaaaaacCAATATGTATATGTTAGATTTTTGAAACCCACCAACATGTGTTTGAGTTGGGTttgtggaagaatattaggaggggttgggGGAAGTTCTATAGTCACACTAGATTTGAAGTGGGAGATGACTCTAAggttagattttggcatgatctTTGGTGTGGGGATATGGCCCTTAAGGATGCCTTTTcagttttatttggtattgcgcACGCAAAGGAAGATCTTGTTGAGGCTCACATGAAATTTTCTGGAGGTGCATTTAATAGAACTTGAGCTTAGCTAGAGTGGCTTAGAATTGGGAGGTGGATGCCTTTGCCTCATTCTACAGGATGTTGTATTTAGTAAGAATAAGACCAGAAGGGGAAGACCGGTTGTGTTGGGCCACTTCCAAAAAagggttgtttggtgttaaatccttTTACAGTGTTTTTGGTTGTCATGATGGTTTCCATTTCCTTTGGAAGAGTGTTTGAAGGACTAAGGTTTTGTTGAGGGTGGTCTTTTTTGTGTGCTCAGCAACTCTAGGGAAGATCCTTACCACGGATAATCTTTGGAGGCAGCgtgtcattgtggttgattggtgtgTTATGTGCTATAGGaatggggagtctgtggatcattttctacttcattgtgaggttgcttgtgacATTTTGAATGTTTTCTCAATCGATTTGTCTTGAGTTATGCCTAGACGAATAgttgatttgtttgcttgttggtagaCTGTCGGCAGCACTTGGAGTGTTGTTGTATGGAAGATGGTGTCTTCATgtcttttgtggtgtctatggagggcAAGGAATGATAGGTGTTTTTAAGACCGCGAAAGGACTTTGAAGGagttaaaatctctatttttgaACACTTTATATTTTTGGACTGGTGTTTATGtttctcctttagtgattagttaacatgatttttttgttctttttgcccctCCTGCCACCTAGGTAgcttcttttgtatacttcctgtgtacttgggactactttacgcttttaatgatatcgcgattaattattaaaaaacaaaatgatgaaaaaaaaattatgatgtaTTAATAACCACTGAACTTTTAAGTTgtcaaaacaagaaaacataacaGCTACATCAAATGGAAGTTGATTATTAGCATATGTTGACAGAAAGACTGATCTTTTTTCAAATCAGGAacttatcttttgttttttgagttGAGCCATACTATAGAAAAGGTTAGCAATAATAACTAAAGGTCCCCTTGCTTTCTGACTGAAAATTAACACATTTGAGCCATTCATCGAAAGATTTTTGTAGAAGGTTAGTGCAACTTCAACTTGGATGGTGTAAGCATGCATTGTGCTATATAAGCTtctagagaaaaaaagaaagctccTTTGAGATTTTGAAGTTACCTTGCTTCATTGTAACTCAAACTTACCTTGACTTAATGAAGCCTATCCCACATGCTCAGGGTTGGCCATTTTATTCTATCCAAGATTCTTGCCCTTGTCATGAACTTAACATTTTTGGCAGTGTTATGGAGACACTCATAGTATTCATGTAGCCCATTTTATCATATTAACATGCATACCTGTTGTGATTATTTGAAATGTGTTCAGGCTAAGCAGCTTGTGGGGTCAACTTTGCTTGTGAGGGAAGAAGATAGGCCAGAGTTGGATGAAGGCGAATTTTATACTCGTGATCTTCTTGGCATGAGAGTTGTTCTTAAGGTTTGTGCTTATTATGATTTTATGCAGAGCAATTCCATGTATTCTTTTTAACAAGTGTTTTATTTGTAGTCTGAAGGTCTGTTTCAGAAGAGTTGgtacaaataaaaatttcttcaCTACATAACTTGGACTTTGACGTTGTTTTTGGTTTATGGTGCAAATGAGAAGATGTCATTTTCTTAAAAGATGATATAcgttgtttatatatatatatgtgtgtacaTGTAAATGTATATTTTCTATACACGGACACACACAATAGGTGTACCTGTTATTATGTTTAGTCTTCTACTGCTGTGGttcttttcatatttgtttgttatttttctcttcttcttttttgtgaattttgccttttatttttgttgtcttttggAACTCGagctttgattttttgaagGCATCTTCTTTCAGGAAACTGGTGAATTTGTGGGAACTGTTGTTAACATTTACAACAGTGGGGCAAGTGATCTTTTACATGTCAAGCTTGATTCATCTGTAAATATGCTGGATAAAACTGGAAAGCCAAGGACAACAGAAACAGTAGTATCTGATCACCTTGTGTATATTCCATTTGTTGAAGCAATTGTTCCAGGTGTTGATAAGAATAGAAGAGAAATGCAGATTACACCTCCACAGGGACTCCTTGAGTTAAATTTACGCTTTGATGAGAGATCCAAGAAAGAAAGGCGGCAGCTTGTGAGGCATACTAATTTTAACTTCTACTACTGATTAATTAAAGTTCTTAAGTAATGTCAACTTTCTCCGAAGATTAAATACATGCATGCATTATGTCCATGTAATGTGTTTTttactggatttttttttgtgtgggggGTGGgtcaaattgaaactttggcTTTTCTAACTGTATTTTGGATGCTCCTATGCATATAGACCTTTTCATTTCCACTATGAATAATCTACAGATTCTTTGGGTCATGTTATTTCCTTAATTGCTATCTCCTCTTTATCTAGGTGCTAGTTACCTGAATGATATTTTTCTGCAAGGTCAGTGAACTTGCTTTATAACAGGTGTTTGAGGGAAGGCAATTGTTGTGTACTTGTCTTCCGTGGCTTGAAAGTTCCTCTCATAGCTTGATTGCGGAAGGGAACTCCTACGATGCTGTGGGTGGTTCTAGGTGAAATATGTGTTTCTATGGATGTTGGAACTGAAACtggtttttgttttagataTGTGTTTGGACATTACTTCCTCTCCTTTTCTTATTGGCTTGTGTCGAAGAAGATTTTACTAGTTTACGTTCATATTATTGAAGCTCCTGATCGGCAATCAATGCTGATTCTCTTTTAGAATAAAGCAGTTGGAAGTGTTCTAAATTGGGACCTAGTTCCATTCCAATGCAGCTTGAATCTTTGGTTTTGATTAGTTGGGTTTCCCTACTTTACATGTCTTTCCTTGCAAGAAGTAGATCTAGtgcttaaattaataatttatggtACAGGCATGGAACATCTTAATATAAATGTTTCATCTCATGTGAATTGCATATTTAATCCTTGTGTAAGTATATTACACACCTaaaaatatacaatatataattaatccctttaatcatattttaatttttttgggtctttaATATGGGATTGTGGGTAGAATATGAAGAAAATGTGGGTGGAATGGGATTCACATCGTACATTTTGAGACTTGAGTAGAGTTAACACTTTTTTGAAACTGAAATGTTATTGGCATTCTAGTGAACTATAAAGATGccttataaaaaattttcagtGGCGGTCACTATAGTATATTGTCCAATgtagattattattattcttcttttttcttctttttttttatcagattTATTTGCACATATTGGTTTCTCTACagtcattcatttttatttttttttggacacaTTTCAGGAATGGAAAGAACGGAAAAAGTTCCAGAAGCGCCTCATAGCAGCAAAAAAGAAACTATGTGAAATGGGGCAACAACATGTATTTCATGGGTTTAGATTTGGGGAGAAAGCCCAAACGAGCTTGCTTGCTGATCAGATTGTTAGTGTGAATTCCAAGTTGCTTCAACAAGCATTGCAGAATATTGATGTACCCTCCAAGAGGTGAAGTTAATGTGCACCAAGTACATTTTGTTTCTAGATCATTAGATTATGTAGGGAGCTGGAAAGGGtgtaaattttttctttatatctgATACTATTTAGGattttatctctctttttgaACACATGGTGATTCAGTTGTTTATGTGTtcaatatatatgttaaaattttatttttgctagtTCATTACAATTTGTAGTAAAAAAGCTGTTTCTGTTTGTTTACTCTACCAGAAGTGTTGAACCTGTTACTTTCACCTGACTTCTTGAATCAGATGGAGTGTAATTGAGTTGTTTGAAGCCGCAGAAGCCAAGCCAAGAAGTACTCTGAAAATATCAGAAGAATGTCTCACTTCAAGTGCAAGAAAGGAAAAGCGGGGTGCGAATTCGACTTTTCGAGAAAAGGGAGTTCATCTCATGTCTAAAGGGAAATTGGCCATTGTTTTATTTGTGGAAGAAAGCGAGAAGCAAGGAGGGGGCTATGACTCTGATCTTGTCGACTCTGAAAACTATGAGACATCACCATCTTCCCTCCTTCAGAAATTGCCTTTTGATGATCAGAGATTTGTAAAGGTGGTactcatttttagtttttcatttgtatgattttctattaaattttacatagaCGAAAAATCTATTACTCGTATGTTCTGTGATGGATAATCTATCTGTTATATGTTCTATCTCATTGTAGTGTTTACTATTGATTGATGATGACGTCATGTCCTGCCTATTGTGTTACTGATTGCATGTGAAGgggatgttttattattatgtgTATCAAGATTGTTTGCTTTGGTACTCGGTTGCAAATCTTGATCTTGTATGTTTCCTTATTGAAACTACAGCTTTTAAGAGGTTCATTTTCCACAATATCTGCTAAAGAATTGGGACATTGCTTTTAAGATGGATCTAGGAAGCAGTTGTTGGGGACCCAACTGATCTAGCTCTTAAACTTAAAGTAATGTATGCCAAAACTTTTGAGGCACCAAAGCTATTTCAAATGGGctaataggtaaataaaaccAATTTCTTGTACAAATATTAGAATTTCAGCAATTTGCACCCCTCCCCCCAGAACCCCTGGCAACTTGGTTACTCTTTCTCTTGCCCTTAGAATGATCTCAATATCAATCTCTTCAGAAGACTCGTACTTCAGTTTTTGATTGCTTTTAGCCTGAACATGCTCCAATTTCTTAGGCAGTAAGCTACTTAAGTATCATTAGATCTCCACCAAGATAAGCATTTTAATTTGGACTCTTTAAATTTTTGTGTAGTCTCGTTTAGAGAGTAATTTTTCAACATAATCTGATGAACTATGTCCATTGCAGATAGAAGACCATGCATCTGTACCCTTGATTTTGGTTTCCTCAGCTCGTGGAATCCAATCATTGAGAAAGCTGTTCTCCGATAATGATTACTTTGGCTTTGAATCTCAAAAGGTCAGCATTTACAGCATCCTCTTTATAGTTTAGATGTGCTGTTCAATGAGTGAAGTCATTTCAGggtatcatttttttctttggcttaGGAAAATAGAATGTTTTAAAGTCATGGTACTGTAAGAGTAGTTTCCATTGTTGTCTTTATCATGTCTTTTTTTAAAGGTACCATGGAGAGTGAATGCTTAACAAAGCTTAAATTAGATAAATATTCAAGATTATAACCTTTTAACCATTCCTATGTTTCAGCTTCTCGAAACTACAGTCAAATTCAAACTGTTTTTAACGAAACAGCTTTTACAACCTTTTATGGAATGGCCTTGCACAACCATGGTGTGCAGGGTTTAATCTAATCGTATGCCATATAGTGTCCTGTGGATCCTCTGACCCCCCTTTGATATGTGCAATTTGTGCTAGAATTTTAAAGAGGGTAAATGTTTGTATTTtgtggagaaaaaaagaagggataTAGCTTCCTACTTGCATATAGGAATGTGTTTTGTTGTCATCTAAGAAGTTCCAATTTatatcatttcaattaaaatttttgattaCTTGTCTTCTATATACTGCTTACTTGGCTTTCATGTGTTCTAATCCTCTCATAGGTCTGGTTTctggaagaagagaagctgcCAGTTGTTAGCAGTTCGCTGGAAGAACAGAACAGGCATAAGATTTTGATGAAATCTCCATGGGAAATACTCCAATCACCTGTTGGTTCTGGTGGAGTTATTAGCTTGCTTTCATTGCACAACATTCCAGATAATCTTAGCGAAATTGGTGTGGAGTACATTGAGGTTAGATATTCATTCATATTGTTCAGATTGTGTTGTGACAGTTTAAAATTTACATGTTGAAGGTGCTAGCTGAGGCTGTTGTTAAGGTCTCTTGGGGATTGTACTTGAGAGACTTTGGACCAATTTTGTACAGTTTGCTTTTTGTGGAGCagcctttttttattataattttttttttcaaaaaaaaaatccatgtcCTTTTTCCCCTAGTCTCTGAAAACACAGAAATAATTTGGACTTGTAAAAAGAGGTGCATATGGCTCTAACTTTGCTTTTGGCTTTCAGAAAGTCTTGGGGTTTATATTGCTAGAGTCACATTTGCTTTTCATTGATTCTTTTAAGCCAATCATAAACATTCACATGAGGTGAATGCATGTTAACCATGAGAAAACATTGATTCTTCTGATTTTCCATTCTAATATTTGAGTGTTGTCTTTCTGTTTCATATGTACATGAAGAGAACAAAATCTGTTTCTTGAAAAGAATATACACCATTTATATGGTTCTCTCCCTATAATGACACAAAGTGAGAGAGCTTTAGATGTCAGGCTGCATTGTAATCTTCCTTTA
Coding sequences within it:
- the LOC132171970 gene encoding uncharacterized protein LOC132171970 produces the protein MMQRASPLCSSNLLPSLPPTLPTRQLLGAPFRNRTTRTAIASHSVQWHWNRLQSFRLALPTPYSTATQEAFETSKTGSEFVEIGYIYNVHGLQGEIRVKPSTDFPELRFSMPGRRWLKQRVLGQEIVHEVELVEGRGHPGQKSWILRFRGIDTEDQAKQLVGSTLLVREEDRPELDEGEFYTRDLLGMRVVLKETGEFVGTVVNIYNSGASDLLHVKLDSSVNMLDKTGKPRTTETVVSDHLVYIPFVEAIVPGVDKNRREMQITPPQGLLELNLRFDERSKKERRQLEWKERKKFQKRLIAAKKKLCEMGQQHVFHGFRFGEKAQTSLLADQIVSVNSKLLQQALQNIDVPSKRWSVIELFEAAEAKPRSTLKISEECLTSSARKEKRGANSTFREKGVHLMSKGKLAIVLFVEESEKQGGGYDSDLVDSENYETSPSSLLQKLPFDDQRFVKIEDHASVPLILVSSARGIQSLRKLFSDNDYFGFESQKVWFLEEEKLPVVSSSLEEQNRHKILMKSPWEILQSPVGSGGVISLLSLHNIPDNLSEIGVEYIEVCSTSQRYTGMNSLLLGFVNSREADLGIQISKDAEDLEGSFDMIFSMNFMKKLTRRTDKLQFIAIPKPNSHVEKVDKEWVDVIPSSPNSYELCSSIYSSLNACSFDKVCVMEITE